The sequence CATGTGATGGTTGACGCTTTGTTAACACAAAAATGGTAATAATTGTACGGGGATGTAAGAACTGTTTAGGAGGACAAACCAAGAAACTTACTCCAACCACTTCTTTATCATAAAAAATTTAGAAGAGCACGCAATAATTTAACAATATATGCATCAAAACGACAAACTTTAGGAAATTGAACAGAAGGTAACCATAAACCAAGTATGCACGAAAAATGTTAACAAAGCAAGACCTCTTCGTCAGGTAATATCTCTCTCTTCAGCAGCTGAGGGTTGGAAAATTCCACAGAGTGAGCTATCCTTTTAGATGACTCATTTCGAGATTGCGAAATCAATGTCTGCATGGCACAAAAAAAGGTGTGGGAAAATACATAAAAGCAAAAGAAAGAACTTCAAAAACAAATTACTTGGATTCAGTAAATggtaacaaaatcatcaatTACTACCTTGATGAGGAAATCTCCTGATAAATCCTCCGAAATAACAGTTTTTCCCTTACGCTTTCGTGCATGAGTTTCCTTTTTTGAGGGCATTTGTCTATAACGCTTTGGGGTCGTGTAAATATTATTAGCACATAAAATTTTATCTGAGGTCTTCCTAAGTTTCTCTTCTAATGTGTGTACATCTGCTGAATCTTTTGAACTGCCGGTCTCAAGTACTATATTTCTCCTCCAGCTTTCTTTGGCTGGAAGTGCCATGGTAGAAGACCTTTTCCCTTTTACTGTGTTTTGCAGGACTCCATTGATTACACCATGAAGAAAATCCTCCCCTGGGCTTTTATCCATTTTCTCCTTTCTACTCTCTGCGACAGTAATATCTTTAGAAGTGCTTATCTCACGTACATCACTATCTGAGGTGGATAATAAATATTGAACATTATCCTGATCCACTCTATCATCCTTTTTCTCTTTGAGAAACTTCTCCTGAGTGTCGCGAACATTCAATTGTTCCCCCACATGACTGTGCAAAGATTGTGAAGCCTTGGAAATTATAATTCTGTCCTCATAACTAGCATTCCTCAGGCTATTTTTCCTACAGCAAGAATATTTCGTTGGTACCCATTCAGTCATGATCCATGAAGGGTCATATCCCTCCTCTGGTTTTATTAAGGAGTGTGGTTTCCTATTCCTTTTTTGTGAAACTGGAACATCATCTGTTTCCAGTTCTCGTTCCACGCGATTTGGATTGCCTACATTTTCTGAGTGAGAATTTATGCATGCATCATAAGAAACATGCTGCTCTGAAGATTTTCCTTCAAATACAATATCATGATCTTTAATTTGAGAATCTTCCTTAAATGGAATTAAACTAGAATCTCGACCCCCTGATGAATCCACATCTCTTGAACAACTAGCATCAGTTAAGTTTTTAGAACTTAACCTAACCACCTTTTGGTTCTTGACACGATTACAACTATACCATGGTTTTACATTTTCATCTTTCCGACTGTCGCTCCTTGTTTCACCATTACCACCCTTGCTTACTGGAGTCTTAGTTCCATCATCTATGGAAAGGTCATTTACACCAGGGAATTCACCCTCTGGTGCAGGTATATCAAGAACAATTTCTTGGTTGTTGGTTAAATCAGTGGTACGTGACAACACCCCGTGATTTTCCCTAAAATTTTCATCATCCTTCAGATTATCAGTGTCATTCTCCTCTAGCTTGGATAATCCACCatttcctgcaacatcaacctcTCCACGAGAAGAAGCATGGACTCCCATCTCATTAGCATCCTGgaaagggaaaaaaaagaaaatattatttggtCATAAAAGCGATAGAACGTCCTCCTTTGGAAACAAATGCAGTTCAGTAAGACTGAAATAACCTAGTTTGTCAGTAAGAGAAAATTGGACACCTGAACACAAAACTGCAAACATACATTTGCCTTAGGGATGTAAACTTGATCATGGGCTCCAAAGGCATGTAGTGTGAACGAATTTACAACAGAAATCCTTTTACGTTAACTTTCCTCGTGGAAAAACTAACTCGGGGAAATAAAGTAATTATCATTTGCCATCTAAATGTAGTAAAATCTGGCGTTTTAGTTTAGGTTGCCTAGTTAGTCAATTATCCTAATGAAGTTGCTACCATTTTAACTCAGGATGTCACATTAAAACACCATTGCTTTAGGATCATTTTTTTGAGAAGTATGATTGCTGAtggtattggatttgtattcagtCAATTTTCCAGATAATCTTTTCACAAGAATAAGGTTCAACAAGAACTCATTGACCATGTATGCCCGTTTAGAGCACAAGAACGTTAGAGACACATGAGCAATAATTTTATAAGGTTCGAATAATCAAGAAAACATACAAAATAACAATTAGTCAATTAACTGCTAACTTATCCATACAAGTGTATTCAAGCTTAAGgccaaaacaaaagcaaaactTCGAATACATCATTCTCAATCCAGTCATAGACTCATAATACAGAATCCATCTCATTGAATTTTAAAGCAGTGAAATCCTTATTAATAGAACGCAACATGATACAAGATCTATTGGTCAGCCACGAAACGTACATTCACAACAGAATGTCTGGAGGACTAAACCTCTTAAATACctctcttatttaattttaatacaaTCGATACTTCTATATCATATATAGAAAAGAAATATTTATGGATAACATGGTGGtaaatttttcttgacaaaaatcATTCAACAATGTATTAAAATCTTAGTAATATCAAATTTGATTCAGGAATATAGTTATTGATGTCTAAAAAACCTTTTATTAACATTTAATTTAAGTCATTACGAGAGAAACACACCACGTCGGCCCTTTGAGTTGAATCTTGGAATGATGATACAACAAGACCATCATACTCCTCAACAGAAACCTTCATGCATCTAACAGCCTCTGGAATGTAGTCTTTGAGGTCATTAGCACATTTCTCAAACACTTTATTTGCCAATTGAAAGGCAAGTGGTGAAACATTCTGTAGAAAAACAATTAGAAAGATCAAAAGACATTCCAATACTAATATCATAAAAAAGTAAAACTAGGATCAGTTACTTCATTTTCCTTCTTCATAGCGACGAGAAGGATCTTAGTAAGCTCCAATGGTGATTCATCTGAATCCACATTATTTTGAATCATCAGAGTCATAACATGTTCCATGCTTGAGGATACCGATTCTGAATGGCTAGGCCTAAAGTTGGCAAAGAATAAAATGCCAATATTTGGTAATTATGACCCCAAATAACCAATAAAGATTCAAAAGATTCAATGCTACAACAGAACTTTCTTACACAATAAAAGTTTATATTAGAAGATAAGGAGGAGGTGGCAATATGGACCAAATCCCTACTAGTACAGGAGTACAAACTGAACCCTGAAAGACAATTGGTTCTATATAATGTAAAAACTAAAGACCTGTGGTGCAATCTACACAAAAAGTGacaataacataaaatacaatCTCCAAAAGTCAACAAGGTTGTCAGGAA comes from Henckelia pumila isolate YLH828 chromosome 4, ASM3356847v2, whole genome shotgun sequence and encodes:
- the LOC140867430 gene encoding uncharacterized protein; this encodes MGVHASSRGEVDVAGNGGLSKLEENDTDNLKDDENFRENHGVLSRTTDLTNNQEIVLDIPAPEGEFPGVNDLSIDDGTKTPVSKGGNGETRSDSRKDENVKPWYSCNRVKNQKVVRLSSKNLTDASCSRDVDSSGGRDSSLIPFKEDSQIKDHDIVFEGKSSEQHVSYDACINSHSENVGNPNRVERELETDDVPVSQKRNRKPHSLIKPEEGYDPSWIMTEWVPTKYSCCRKNSLRNASYEDRIIISKASQSLHSHVGEQLNVRDTQEKFLKEKKDDRVDQDNVQYLLSTSDSDVREISTSKDITVAESRKEKMDKSPGEDFLHGVINGVLQNTVKGKRSSTMALPAKESWRRNIVLETGSSKDSADVHTLEEKLRKTSDKILCANNIYTTPKRYRQMPSKKETHARKRKGKTVISEDLSGDFLIKTLISQSRNESSKRIAHSVEFSNPQLLKREILPDEENQIKKRKLFLTKKAPGETGTGKTVIVKTMAPQSRIRLSKREADSQEASNLQQQRSSISSKEENHSKTRIHAPAKKTQKVTSQGKAVIFDNQTEDISIKTLVSQSKEEARSDEVSDPQRTAPKVNPANKCHGEELVGCKIKVWWPMDKLYYDGKVASYDYLKKKHQVDYDDGEKEILDLRSECWEML